From a region of the Corythoichthys intestinalis isolate RoL2023-P3 chromosome 7, ASM3026506v1, whole genome shotgun sequence genome:
- the dohh gene encoding deoxyhypusine hydroxylase produces MTASPEQLAAVGSVLVDPRQDLTRRFRALFTLKNLGGAEAVEWISKAFADDSALLKHELAYCLGQMQDTRAIPVLSDVLADTRQDPMVRHEAGEALGAIGDPSVLDLLKSYSQDPVVEVAETCQLAVRRLEWLASGGADGGPYDSVDPAPPAPRSSVAELRAVLLDESLPLFQRYGAMFALRNLGGKEAVLALGDGLQCSGALFRHEIGYVLGQMQDPAAVPALRAVLERGGDESAMVRHEAAEALGAIGRDECLDVLRRYRDDAQRVVKESCEVALDMLDYQNGPQFQYADTLVAIQGEAAS; encoded by the exons ATGACGGCCAGTCCGGAGCAGCTGGCTGCGGTGGGTTCCGTTCTGGTGGACCCCCGTCAGGACCTGACCCGCAGGTTCCGTGCTCTCTTCACCCTCAAGAACCTCGGAG GTGCTGAGGCGGTGGAGTGGATCAGCAAAGCGTTTGCGGATGACTCGGCGCTGCTCAAACACGAGCTGGCTTACTGTTTGGGGCAAATGCAGGACACCCGCGCCATCCCCGTCCTCAGCGACGTGCTCGCCGACACGCGACAGGATCCCATGGTACGCCACGAAGCGG GGGAAGCGCTAGGAGCCATCGGGGATCCTTCGGTTCTGGACCTGCTCAAGTCCTACAGCCAGGATCCTGTTGTTGAA GTAGCGGAGACGTGCCAGCTGGCCGTGCGCCGCCTGGAGTGGCTGGCGAGCGGGGGCGCCGACGGGGGCCCGTACGATTCGGTGGACCCGGCGCCACCCGCGCCCCGCAGCAGCGTGGCCGAGCTGCGCGCCGTCCTGCTGGACGAGAGCCTGCCGCTTTTCCAACGCTACGGGGCCATGTTCGCTCTGCGTAACCTCGGCGGCAAGGAGGCGGTGCTCGCGCTGGGAGATG ggcTCCAGTGTTCAGGCGCCTTGTTCCGCCACGAGATCGGCTACGTGCTGGGCCAGATGCAGGACCCGGCGGCGGTCCCGGCCCTACGCGCCGTCCTGGAGCGCGGCGGCGACGAGAGCGCCATGGTGCGACACGAGGCGGCCGAGGCCCTGGGCGCCATCGGCCGCGACGAGTGTCTGGACGTGCTGCGGCGCTACCGCGACGACGCCCAGCGCGTGGTTAAGGAGAGCTGCGAAGTGGCTTTGGACATGCTGGACTACCAAAACGGCCCGCAGTTCCAGTACGCCGACACGCTGGTGGCGATTCAAGGAGAGGCCGCCAGTTAA
- the rsph4a gene encoding radial spoke head protein 6 homolog A, with translation MDGTQQVSVQVAASFKAFLMKSSSKTNLNLYDHLSRLLMRVIEERPHDAVDVMEDLSHDVKLRLYEDTQSSLQDLQPTTAAEELAEQQKVLFVRPEDAPEHEFELESALPNVSEIAYFLEQAGVGLGREETQRVFLALKQLVSSYTMQRCRLWGKILGTDRSYIIAEAEFAEGEEEDDEAAEEAADDEARDVDANENGESEMDPLPQSTYKPPPVVPKEAKGTGANKFVYFVCNEPGLPWSKLPSVTPAQITVARQIRKFFTGRLDAPIVSYPPFPGNEANYLRAQIARISAGTQISPQGFYQAIEEEGAEEEGSEEDGIEENPEFEGVPVGELVDSLSSWVHHTQHILHQGRCTWVNLAVKTEDESNEEEAEEVEEDPDEPEPEVGPPLLTPLSQDAEIFETVPWSSSLSSTLTSQHAIAVMRSNCWPGACAYAYAKKFENIYVGWGLKYPGDGYSPLLPPAPQNEYPSAPEITEDVDPTVEEEQALQDALDEKQAAEEAEEGDSDEEQDEEDD, from the exons ATGGACGGAACTCAGCAGGTCAGCGTGCAGGTGGCTGCTTCCTTCAAAGCCTTCCTCATGAAGAGTAGCAGCAAAACCAACCTCAATTT GTACGACCACCTTTCCCGCCTGCTGATGCGCGTAATCGAGGAGCGTCCTCACGACGCGGTGGACGTAATGGAGGACCTGAGTCACGACGTCAAACTGCGTCTGTACGAGGACACGCAGAGCAGCCTGCAGGACCTGCAGCCCACCACCGCCGCTGAGGAGCTGGCCGAGCAGCAGAAGGTCTTGTTCGTCCGGCCTGAGGACGCCCCTGAGCATGAGTTTGAATTG GAGTCGGCGCTTCCCAACGTGAGCGAGATCGCCTACTTCCTGGAGCAGGCGGGCGTGGGGCTGGGCCGCGAGGAGACGCAGCGGGTCTTCCTGGCGCTCAAGCAGCTGGTGTCCTCCTACACCATGCAGCGCTGCCGCCTGTGGGGCAAGATCCTGGGCACCGACCGCAGCTATATCATCGCCGAGGCCGAGTTCGCCGAGGGCGAAGAGGAGGACGACGAGGCAGCCGAGGAGGCGGCCGACGACGAGGCCAGGGACGTCGACGCCAACGAAAACGGCGAAAGCGAG ATGGACCCGCTGCCCCAGTCGACATACAAACCACCCCCTGTGGTCCCTAAGGAGGCCAAAGGAACAGGCGCCAACAAGTTTGTGTACTTCGTGTGCAACGAGCCGGGTCTGCCGTGGTCCAAGCTGCCTTCGGTGACGCCGGCGCAGATCACTGTGGCGCGGCAGATCCGCAAGTTCTTCACGGGGCGGCTGGACGCCCCCATCGTCAGCTACCCGCCCTTCCCGGGCAACGAGGCCAACTACCTGCGGGCGCAGATCGCTCGCATCTCGGCCGGCACGCAGATCAGCCCGCAGGGCTTCTACCAGGCCATCGAAGAGGAGGGCGCCGAGGAGGAGGGCTCAGAGGAGGACGGTATCGAGGAGAACCCCGAGTTCGAGGGCGTCCCTGTCGGAGAGTTGGTCGACTCCCTCTCCTCGTGGGTGCACCACACCCAGCACATTCTGCATCAG GGCCGCTGCACGTGGGTCAACCTGGCAGTGAAGACGGAAGACGAGTCCAACGAGGAGGAGGCAGAGGAGGTGGAAGAAGACCCCGACGAGCCCGAGCCCGAAGTGGGTCCGCCGCTGCTGACGCCGCTCTCCCAGGACGCGGAAATCTTCGAGACGGTCCCGTGGAGCTCCAGCCTCTCGTCCACGCTCACCTCCCAGCACGCCATCGCCGTCATGCGTTCCAACTGCTGGCCCGGCGCCTGCGCTTACGCTTACGCCAA GAAATTTGAGAACATCTACGTGGGCTGGGGCCTGAAGTACCCGGGCGACGGCTACAGCCCCCTCCTGCCGCCGGCGCCCCAGAACGAGTACCCCAGCGCCCCCGAGATCACGGAGGACGTGGACCCCACCGTGGAGGAGGAGCAGGCGCTTCAGGACGCGCTGGACGAGAAGCAGGCAGCCGAGGAGGCCGAGGAAGGAGACTCGGACGAGGAGCAGGACGAGGAGGACGACTGA